From the Bacillus sp. FJAT-22090 genome, the window AATATACAAAAATCATTTATCAAGGAGGTTATAGAGAAATTCCCATTTTTCAGTGTTCATCAACTCTTCATGGGGTAACTCTATTTCGCATCCAAGAAATATCGAATTGCCTTTTATGCCAACAACCATCGCTTCAATTACAGTATCCGAATCGTTTTTTCTATATACATCGCCTATTGTTGGTAACATGTCATTAATAACATTTAATTGTTCATTCAAGGTACTCTCATCTATATTTTGAATATCTCGATATTCAATTGGATTACTCTGGTCATGACGTCCAGGAACCATTAATAGATACTCATTATGTCTAATCCCGTTTGACCTATTCGTAATAACGCCTTTGTTTTCAACCGCTGCCACTACTTCGATTTCATTTAATGAATAATGATCGAGGTAATCGGGATTTGGGTTCGTAATTAATATGAAATCCCCTTCCTCTGCTTTTCTATCTTTACTGAGGGTATACATATTTTTATTGAAAATAAAGCTATCGAGTTCTTTTGGTTGGTATTTTTCTACTTCGGCCGCACTACTTAAATGTTGGGACAAATCCCTCAGCCTCATAAGATGAACAGATTGTTTATACATAGGTTTTACCGAATAAACTCTGTGCAATTCATTATTGTAATATACAAATTGCCCTTTTCTTACTTGAAACAGTTTCACAAAAGCACACCCTCCAAATAATTGCGCATATAATCATTTCTAGTTATGGAAAACCGTATAGTTTTTTAGGATTCTAAAGATCTATTTCTTCGTTTAGTATGTCACCAAATAAATGAAACTAAACAATCTCGCTTAGCTGTCTGGTGAATTATAAGAATTTAGGCATTTAAAGAAGAATAGATTTAAATTAGTTAATAAATACAATGTGGAGGCTAGAAGTCGAAAACAAGCTAGAGAAAGTGTCGGGTGATATAATGAAGAAAATACTATATGATGAGATTTTAATAGTTACAAGATGGAAAAAAGAGAACATAAAGTGAAGGTGTGTTATGGAATGATCGAGGAGTTATTAATAAATGCTGATGAATGCTATCAGCATGCTGAGCAGAATGCTGCTCTTTATTTTAAATCACTTTATGGGCAAGTAATGGAAAAGGCTTATATACCAATCCTAACGGAAGATATACGATTGTGGAAACACAATCATATTCATCATCATTCATTATTCTCCTTTTTATCGCGTGGAAAGGGAAAACCTGATTCTCGCGGATATCACCATTATATTCAATGGCTAAATTACACAGGTAAACTTGATAATTACCTCGATAGAAGCATGTCCTATATTTTTATGCGTGATCTGGGGAAAGCACTGGATTCACCTGATACTCTAAGCAGAATTGACCGTGTAGTAAATAGTTTAAAAAATCACCTAACAAAAGGAGACAAAGACGAGACATTTAGCATGGCCGGGTTATACAGAATTGCACAGAAAGAAGGAGTGGAATCGAGTCTAATCTGGGTTATAAACAAGCTGAAGACTGTATCCTCCAAAATTCCGAACGGGATGGATGCTGAGCAAGCCCAACGAAAACTAATTAAAATCATTGCCGGAGTAATCATGCAAGAGGTTGAAGAGATGAACGACAAAACATCTCCTGAAGAACGTACTCGGAGGCTTGATGCAGCTATTAGGCTTGGCTATTCCTATGGTTTAACCTATCCGTTTATTGATGATCTTCTTGATGCAAAAATTTTATCTGAAGAAGAGGAAAAACAATATTCGGATTTGATTCGTACCACAATTATTACTGGAGTAGTGCCGGAATTGGGAGAGTGGAAGGGGAAGAACGTAGCTCTAATCAAGTATATTCATGCGGAGCTTCGAGAAGCCTTTACGTATATTAAGAACAAGCAGAGGCAAGAGACAACAATGAATTTTTTCGAGCAATCCTATGTTTTTTTTAATTCCCAAGAAGTGGACCGTATAAAAGATTTATCGAATGCAAATTACACCAATGAAGAACTTTATATTCCAGTTATATTAAAGTCCTCTTCTTCTCGATTGATTGTGCGTTCAGTAATCGGTGCTCCTGAGGATAAAGAATTGGACGACCGAACATTCTTTTATGGCATTTATAATCAGCTTGCTGATGATTTTGCAGATATGTTTGATGACATGAAGGACGGTACGGTAACACCATATACTTATTATATGAAGTATCACGATAAACGTTTGGATCTCATAAACCCATTTGAATTGTACTGGACAGTTATCTCTAATTTAATTCATAACGTGTATGACTCGGACAGGAAGACATGTGAGGTAATTTTGGATCGAGCTATAAACGGGCTGAAAAGATTTAAAGAGCGAATGGGTATTAAAAAGTACAATGAAGTTATGGATCTCTTTGCTTCTAGTAATCCTAAATTCAATAGACTGATTCAAGAGATGGTTCGAAAAGCCGATGATGTAGATTTCTTTGATAAATTGCTTCGTGACCATATGATTACCATATTGAAAAAGGATCGAGAAGAACAGGAAGAATTTTCAAATATGAGCAAGACTTTACGTAATCAGATTAATAGTATCTTAAATCTCCCTACAATCGAGAATAAGAGGTTAATAACAGACCCTATACAAGATGCTGCAAATTACAGCCTAATGGGTGAAGGAAAACGTTTGAGGCCAATAATTACTTGGTTCATGGGCGTAAAAGCATATGGATTAAATAAAACGGCTATCGAGCCACTTTTGAAATCATTAGAATATATGCATACAGCTTCACTTATTTTTGATGATCTACCTTCACAGGATAATTCATCCACTCGTAGGGGACGTCCAACTCTTCATGAGGTGTACAACATTGCTATATCAGAAATAACGGGTCTTTTTTTAACACAAAAGGCAATTGAGGAACAAACCTCTCTGGATCAGTTCGATTCGAAGACTGTACTTAATCTGATTAAATATTCAGCACAAACAACTGCAAATATGTGTAGAGGGCAAGCGATGGACTTAGATTCAAAGGGGAAACAACTGACACTAGATCAATTAAATATGATGTGCTTTTATAAAACTGGCATAGGCTTCGAAGCTTCCCTAATAATGCCAGCAATCCTTGCCCAAGCAAATGATTTAGAAATAGAGGTTTTGAAAAAGTTTGCTCGTCACGCTGGCATTGCTTTTCAGATTAAGGATGACTTACTGGATGTTGAAGGTAATTCTGCCATACTCGGAAAGCCTATTGGCAAGGATGAGGAAAACAACAACTCCACTTTCGTATCTATATTGGGTCTGGAAGGTGCCAAAAAAGAGATGTGGGAAAATTACTGTATTGCAATGGAAGTATTACAGGAAGTGCCACGCAATACTTCTTTCTTGAAGCATTTTTTAAACTATATAATAAATCGCGATCATTAAGTGTTGGGTACAATCTTTTAGGCTTTACTACAATTTAATCAATTTTTATATATGGATCATGGATATGCAAATATCTATGATCTTTTATTTTGGTATCGTCTTTACTCCTGGTTTAAGCTCTAAATTTTACTGTCTCATAAGGCAGGTCGTGCAGCAAGCGCACATCCGAGTCCTAAAAATGAATACTACTTATCTATATGCATTCGCGCATGCCGCACGTCCGCATGAGCCGCTGTAATGCGCTAGACGCTTACATCTGTCTCATACGGCACGTCATGAGGCTGGGAAGGCGCGAATGCAGGTGTCAGCCATTACAAATAAAAGGTTTCTTTCTAAAATGTGCTAAATAGTATTGAAAGTCCAAAATATTGCTATCAAAAATTTTTCATCAAAAGTGGTTAACAGGATGCACGCCTCACACGCCGCAGGAGCGATTCATCCGATGGAGGTTCACGCGAAGCGTGCAGCAAGCGCACATCCGTGTTTCAATTTTCTATTCTGAAATACATTCAAAATGAAAGATTTCAGTTCGCCCGCCATATTTCCGCTTTCATTGAAATAGAACTGAATAAAAGGATACATCCATGTATCTAAAAATGAAGTTTGTATTATTTAGTGTTTAAAAATTTACGTGGACTTAACATGACTTTAATCTTTCTTTTATTTATGTGATATATGCTTAACTTTAGGGAATATTAACAGATAAATTGATTCTTTTTAAACAGGGCATACTATTTGTTTAATCATTTAAGCAGGAGAATCCGTTATACCAAGCTATATTTCATTATTCTGCATTGTATACCCAACTTGAAGAATGAAGAAAATAAAATGAAGAAATTGTGGAGGTATCCGTTTGGACTCAACTTTACTAACTTTTATGAATGATTTTAATTCACTTATGTTCCTATTATTTGCATTAATGTATTCCTACCAATTTGTTTATATGTTTATCACATTTAAAGCCAAGCAGAAAAAGTACACTGAAATACAGAATGTTCATCACCATAAATTTGCAGTTATTATCCCAGCTCGAAATGAAGAACTCGTTATTGGACAACTGATCAAAAGTATAAAAAATCAAAATTATCCCAAAGAAATGATTGATATTTTCGTTGTGGCAGATAACTGTTCCGATAATACTGCTAAGGTTGCGGAGAAGGCGGGAGCTATAGTTAGAGAGCGTTTCAATAAGATTCAG encodes:
- a CDS encoding polyprenyl synthetase family protein, whose translation is MIEELLINADECYQHAEQNAALYFKSLYGQVMEKAYIPILTEDIRLWKHNHIHHHSLFSFLSRGKGKPDSRGYHHYIQWLNYTGKLDNYLDRSMSYIFMRDLGKALDSPDTLSRIDRVVNSLKNHLTKGDKDETFSMAGLYRIAQKEGVESSLIWVINKLKTVSSKIPNGMDAEQAQRKLIKIIAGVIMQEVEEMNDKTSPEERTRRLDAAIRLGYSYGLTYPFIDDLLDAKILSEEEEKQYSDLIRTTIITGVVPELGEWKGKNVALIKYIHAELREAFTYIKNKQRQETTMNFFEQSYVFFNSQEVDRIKDLSNANYTNEELYIPVILKSSSSRLIVRSVIGAPEDKELDDRTFFYGIYNQLADDFADMFDDMKDGTVTPYTYYMKYHDKRLDLINPFELYWTVISNLIHNVYDSDRKTCEVILDRAINGLKRFKERMGIKKYNEVMDLFASSNPKFNRLIQEMVRKADDVDFFDKLLRDHMITILKKDREEQEEFSNMSKTLRNQINSILNLPTIENKRLITDPIQDAANYSLMGEGKRLRPIITWFMGVKAYGLNKTAIEPLLKSLEYMHTASLIFDDLPSQDNSSTRRGRPTLHEVYNIAISEITGLFLTQKAIEEQTSLDQFDSKTVLNLIKYSAQTTANMCRGQAMDLDSKGKQLTLDQLNMMCFYKTGIGFEASLIMPAILAQANDLEIEVLKKFARHAGIAFQIKDDLLDVEGNSAILGKPIGKDEENNNSTFVSILGLEGAKKEMWENYCIAMEVLQEVPRNTSFLKHFLNYIINRDH